Proteins encoded within one genomic window of Pseudomonas cannabina:
- a CDS encoding glycosyltransferase, with protein sequence MFELDRYGYSLDAGTGVWVRSDYQGIAYSDGDNSENELARIVREAQDVSVLSSELPLYCTDWPKLYHLTSSRGNIFRPFEHLLKGKSVLEIGAGCGAISRYLGEAGAVVLSLEGSPRRAAIAASRTRDLDNITVLAERFDDLKVEQQFDVVTLIGVLEYASMFSADADPAFGMLNRVRKLLKPDGHLFIAIENQLGLKYFAGAPEDHVGVPMYGIEGRYVDRQPKTFGRKELQALIARAGFKASDFLSPYPDYKIPNSIITERGFRSEDFDAAALACQNTRKDPQLPVNTTFNLERAWPVVIDNHLGMELANSFLVVASCLPEHVVPADILAYHYSTGRNAEYCKATVFVETPDGIEVRYHRLSSGALPESPEDAHRFILPEAHGYAKGSLLSLKFFEAATTHDWNVATFTPFLSLYVESLEKLLAAEGHAIALDHVEARLPGHYIDAVAQNIILDSEGRPHLIDIEWEMVGGVELGHLLMRGLLLLIANAVPFHSTATMISRRDFIIQLLDSVGLTVTEDDLNRYAALEALFQERVTGREAASFLNWAPDATIQKTGSQINEMPKVATLYLGDAEGGFTEDRTKKQRVHDGFQTVIFEVPASARCASLRFDPINIRQSFSISAVKIYSANAERWTWYDSAESPLTAAGVTAFSSDANGTLFMALNDDPHVMLPVDLRKMVKGKSFKVQISFTLLTESEVAARLVQQEEELKQALETTSDQNLKEHSALEAIEAANLAEQENHRLALANIELENLSAQERHRLALMELETANATLQESHSLALTELETASETLQESHSRERMELEAANAALQESHSRALAELEAEKRAMQEAHQQEREALEAQNLAIQESYRLKLMEAESVHLAALEAHRSEVMGLKTDNLTLQENHHLTLTELEARQLAMQESHHLALTEFEAKHLALKESHHRELTRLEAETLALQQNQRREVTGLESKNVQMMEKHRLELEAKDTHIHNLDLHIMSMQSSHSWRITSPLRKLASAFRRTGSAVNSLPRIIRRGGGLFSTAGKAYRVWRARGLAGVIAQARWAKGDAIGNRNDYALWVEKYDTLDDAKIEVISGDIARWGDSPVISIIMPVYNPPLDLLREAVESVCAQLYPRWELCLADDASTDQEVIDYLKSLNAMDDRIKVVFREHNGHISAASNSALEMATGDFVVLMDNDDLLPRHALYWVARTIRENPDAGLIYSDEDKISTDGTRSSPHFKSDWNEFLFRSQNMVCHLGAYRRDLINEVGQFRVGFEGAQDYDLALRCIEKLQRSQIIHIPRVLYHWRIHAGSTAMAGDKKPYAALAGVKALDEHLQREGGIGTAELSALGMYRVHYTLPASLPLVTLVIPTRNAHTLVKQCIDSIKRLTTYAHYEIILVDNGSDDPESLAYFAQLDQEENIRVLRDEAPFNYSALNNAAVRIAKGELIGLVNNDIEVISPDWLSEMVSIALQENVGAVGARLWYPDNRLQHGGVIVGLGGVAGHSHKYLSKGAHGYFCRAELIQEFSAVTAACLIIKKSIFEELGGLDEEHLKVTFNDIDFCLRAREAGYLNVWTPFAELYHHESATRGHEDTPQKQARFSQEVHYMKSRWPQIQVDYAYSPNLTLDYEDFSLAWPPRIAT encoded by the coding sequence ATGTTTGAACTTGATAGATACGGCTATTCCCTTGATGCCGGCACAGGGGTCTGGGTGCGCTCCGATTATCAGGGCATTGCTTACAGCGATGGCGACAATTCCGAAAACGAATTGGCTAGAATCGTGCGTGAAGCGCAGGATGTCTCAGTCCTGTCCAGTGAGCTTCCGCTCTATTGCACTGACTGGCCCAAGCTGTATCACCTGACGTCGAGCCGGGGGAATATCTTCCGCCCGTTCGAACACCTTTTGAAAGGTAAGTCAGTTCTTGAAATAGGGGCAGGTTGCGGCGCAATCAGCCGTTATCTTGGCGAAGCCGGAGCCGTGGTGCTGTCTCTGGAAGGCAGCCCGCGCCGCGCTGCTATCGCAGCGAGCAGAACACGTGATCTGGACAACATCACAGTGCTTGCCGAACGGTTTGACGACTTGAAAGTCGAGCAACAGTTCGATGTCGTCACCCTCATCGGGGTGCTTGAATATGCCAGCATGTTCAGCGCCGATGCTGATCCGGCTTTCGGCATGCTGAACCGCGTTCGAAAACTGCTGAAACCTGACGGCCATCTGTTCATCGCCATCGAGAATCAGTTGGGCCTGAAATATTTTGCAGGCGCGCCGGAAGATCACGTCGGTGTCCCGATGTATGGCATTGAAGGACGCTATGTAGATCGGCAACCGAAAACGTTTGGTCGAAAAGAGCTTCAGGCGCTTATTGCCCGTGCTGGGTTCAAGGCGTCGGACTTTCTATCCCCCTACCCCGATTACAAGATCCCGAACTCGATCATCACCGAAAGAGGTTTCAGATCCGAAGACTTCGATGCGGCTGCGCTGGCTTGCCAGAACACCCGAAAAGACCCGCAATTACCGGTCAACACCACATTCAATCTGGAAAGAGCCTGGCCTGTCGTCATCGATAACCACTTGGGTATGGAGCTTGCCAACTCCTTCCTCGTAGTGGCCTCATGCTTGCCGGAGCACGTTGTGCCGGCGGATATCCTTGCGTATCACTACAGCACGGGACGTAATGCCGAGTATTGCAAAGCGACCGTTTTCGTCGAGACACCCGACGGCATCGAAGTCCGCTACCATCGACTCAGCAGCGGTGCGCTTCCAGAAAGCCCAGAGGATGCACACCGTTTCATCCTTCCCGAAGCACACGGTTATGCCAAAGGCTCGCTGCTCAGTCTGAAATTCTTTGAGGCCGCCACAACACATGACTGGAACGTCGCGACGTTTACGCCGTTTCTGTCCCTGTATGTGGAAAGCCTGGAAAAACTCCTCGCCGCGGAAGGGCATGCGATTGCACTTGACCATGTGGAAGCGCGCCTGCCCGGTCACTACATTGATGCAGTGGCGCAAAACATCATTCTGGATAGCGAAGGGCGGCCGCACCTTATCGATATCGAATGGGAAATGGTCGGGGGTGTCGAACTCGGTCATTTGTTGATGCGCGGGCTTTTACTGCTGATTGCCAACGCCGTCCCTTTCCACTCGACTGCGACCATGATCAGCAGGCGCGACTTCATTATCCAATTGCTGGACAGCGTTGGCCTCACGGTAACCGAAGACGATCTCAATCGATATGCCGCGCTTGAAGCCCTGTTTCAGGAAAGAGTGACCGGTCGAGAGGCTGCAAGCTTCCTGAACTGGGCACCCGACGCAACGATCCAGAAAACCGGTTCGCAGATAAACGAAATGCCTAAAGTCGCGACGCTCTATCTGGGCGACGCAGAAGGCGGCTTCACTGAGGATCGAACGAAGAAGCAACGGGTACACGATGGCTTCCAGACCGTCATTTTCGAGGTCCCGGCCTCGGCCCGGTGTGCGTCGTTACGTTTCGATCCGATAAACATTCGACAATCTTTCTCGATCAGCGCCGTTAAAATCTATAGCGCGAACGCAGAACGCTGGACATGGTATGACAGCGCCGAGTCGCCACTGACAGCCGCAGGCGTGACAGCATTTTCAAGTGATGCCAACGGCACCCTGTTCATGGCACTGAACGATGACCCACACGTGATGTTGCCGGTCGATCTCCGCAAGATGGTCAAAGGTAAATCATTCAAAGTACAGATTTCCTTTACGCTGCTCACGGAAAGTGAGGTCGCCGCCAGACTTGTTCAACAGGAAGAAGAACTCAAACAAGCGCTCGAAACGACCTCAGATCAGAACCTGAAAGAACACTCGGCCCTCGAAGCAATCGAAGCGGCCAATCTGGCGGAGCAGGAGAATCATCGTCTTGCGCTGGCGAATATAGAACTTGAAAACCTGTCTGCTCAGGAACGTCATCGCCTGGCGCTGATGGAGCTGGAAACGGCAAATGCGACGCTTCAGGAAAGCCACAGCCTGGCACTGACAGAACTGGAAACCGCCAGTGAGACGCTCCAGGAAAGCCACAGTCGTGAGCGAATGGAGCTGGAAGCTGCCAATGCGGCTCTTCAGGAAAGCCACAGTCGTGCGCTGGCGGAACTTGAGGCTGAAAAGCGGGCAATGCAAGAGGCCCATCAGCAAGAACGGGAGGCACTCGAAGCACAAAATCTCGCTATTCAGGAAAGTTATCGGCTCAAGCTGATGGAGGCTGAAAGCGTACACCTGGCGGCACTGGAAGCGCACCGCAGTGAGGTCATGGGGCTCAAGACCGACAATCTGACGTTGCAGGAAAATCATCACCTGACGCTGACTGAGCTCGAAGCCAGACAGCTGGCGATGCAAGAAAGCCATCACCTCGCATTGACAGAGTTCGAAGCCAAGCACCTGGCATTGAAAGAAAGCCATCACCGGGAGTTGACTCGCCTCGAAGCCGAAACGTTGGCGCTGCAACAGAATCAGCGCCGTGAAGTGACAGGGCTTGAAAGCAAAAATGTCCAGATGATGGAAAAGCACCGGCTGGAGCTGGAAGCCAAAGACACGCATATTCACAACCTGGATCTGCATATCATGTCGATGCAGTCCTCTCACAGTTGGAGGATAACGTCACCACTCAGAAAACTGGCCAGTGCCTTTCGCAGAACCGGGAGCGCCGTCAATTCGCTGCCCCGGATCATCCGACGTGGCGGCGGTCTCTTCAGCACGGCCGGGAAAGCGTACCGGGTATGGCGAGCAAGAGGCCTTGCGGGCGTAATTGCTCAAGCGCGATGGGCCAAAGGTGACGCCATCGGCAACCGGAATGACTACGCCCTGTGGGTAGAGAAATACGACACCCTGGATGATGCGAAGATTGAAGTCATCAGCGGCGATATAGCACGCTGGGGTGATAGCCCGGTTATCTCTATTATCATGCCGGTCTACAACCCGCCGCTGGATTTGCTGCGTGAAGCCGTAGAGAGCGTTTGCGCACAACTGTATCCGCGGTGGGAACTTTGCCTGGCCGATGACGCCTCGACTGATCAGGAAGTGATCGATTATCTGAAGTCGTTGAATGCAATGGATGACAGGATCAAGGTCGTCTTTCGTGAACACAATGGACATATCTCGGCAGCCAGCAACTCGGCCCTTGAAATGGCCACAGGCGATTTTGTTGTACTGATGGATAACGATGATCTCCTGCCCAGGCATGCCCTTTACTGGGTGGCCCGGACGATCCGTGAAAACCCGGATGCAGGGCTCATCTATTCTGATGAAGACAAGATCAGCACTGACGGCACGCGCAGTTCGCCCCACTTCAAGTCAGACTGGAATGAGTTTTTGTTTCGCTCACAAAACATGGTCTGCCACCTCGGTGCCTATCGGAGAGATCTGATCAACGAAGTCGGGCAATTCAGAGTCGGATTCGAAGGCGCTCAGGATTATGACCTGGCACTGCGTTGTATAGAAAAGCTGCAGCGAAGCCAGATTATCCACATTCCGCGCGTGCTCTATCATTGGCGCATACATGCCGGCAGTACTGCGATGGCTGGCGATAAAAAGCCCTATGCCGCGCTGGCCGGCGTGAAGGCGCTTGATGAGCATCTGCAACGCGAAGGCGGAATCGGCACTGCCGAACTGTCCGCTCTGGGCATGTACCGTGTTCACTACACGCTGCCGGCTTCACTGCCTCTCGTAACGCTGGTGATTCCAACCCGAAACGCGCACACGCTCGTCAAACAGTGCATCGACAGCATCAAGCGACTGACCACGTATGCGCATTACGAAATCATTCTGGTCGACAATGGCTCTGACGATCCAGAGTCGCTTGCTTACTTTGCTCAGCTCGATCAGGAAGAAAATATCCGCGTGCTGCGCGATGAAGCCCCCTTCAACTATTCAGCACTCAATAACGCGGCAGTGCGTATTGCCAAGGGTGAGCTGATCGGCCTTGTCAATAATGACATTGAGGTCATTTCGCCTGACTGGCTGAGTGAAATGGTGTCGATTGCCCTGCAAGAGAACGTAGGTGCCGTGGGCGCCCGGTTGTGGTATCCCGACAACAGGCTTCAGCACGGCGGTGTCATCGTGGGCCTGGGGGGCGTCGCAGGACACTCGCATAAATACTTGTCAAAAGGCGCACACGGCTATTTCTGCAGGGCAGAACTTATCCAGGAGTTTTCAGCCGTTACCGCCGCCTGTCTTATTATCAAGAAGTCGATATTCGAAGAACTCGGTGGGCTTGACGAAGAACATCTGAAAGTCACCTTTAACGACATTGACTTCTGCCTGAGGGCTCGAGAAGCGGGTTATCTCAATGTGTGGACGCCCTTCGCGGAGCTGTATCATCATGAGTCCGCAACCCGGGGACATGAAGACACGCCTCAAAAACAAGCGCGGTTTTCGCAAGAAGTCCACTACATGAAATCCAGGTGGCCACAGATTCAGGTGGATTATGCCTATAGCCCGAACCTGACCCTGGATTACGAAGATTTCAGCCTGGCCTGGCCACCAAGGATAGCGACTTGA
- a CDS encoding ABC transporter permease, which translates to MNPHKTPSAGPVRLVASLWTNRSLISQMTRREVIGRYRGSVMGLAWSFFNPVLMLAVYTFVFSEIFSARWVGVDTGKGGFAILLFVGMIVHGLFAECANRAPSLVMSNSNYVKKVVFPLEILPVITLGSALFHSCISLVVLVIAQLLISHTLFWTALLFPLILVPLILGTLGISWFLASLGVYLRDVGHVITVLTTVLLFLSPVLYPVAALPEVYRPWLQMNPLTYIIEESRSVLLFGNLPHWDSLGIAIVIGTVMATMGFWFFQKTRKGFADVI; encoded by the coding sequence ATGAACCCTCATAAAACCCCCTCGGCCGGCCCTGTACGTTTGGTCGCCAGCCTGTGGACAAACAGGTCATTGATCTCGCAAATGACCAGACGCGAAGTCATTGGCCGCTATCGCGGGTCGGTAATGGGCCTGGCCTGGTCATTCTTCAATCCGGTGTTGATGCTCGCAGTCTATACCTTCGTTTTTTCCGAAATTTTCAGCGCGCGCTGGGTCGGTGTAGACACCGGCAAAGGCGGCTTTGCCATTCTTTTGTTCGTCGGAATGATTGTGCATGGCCTGTTTGCGGAATGTGCCAACAGGGCGCCCTCTTTGGTGATGAGCAACAGCAACTACGTCAAGAAGGTAGTTTTCCCGCTGGAGATTTTGCCGGTCATCACCTTGGGCTCGGCGCTTTTCCACAGTTGCATCAGCCTGGTCGTGCTGGTGATCGCACAGTTGCTGATCTCGCACACACTCTTCTGGACCGCGCTACTGTTCCCGCTCATTCTGGTGCCGCTCATCCTGGGCACACTGGGTATCAGCTGGTTTCTCGCGTCCCTGGGTGTGTACCTGCGCGATGTCGGCCATGTCATTACGGTTCTGACAACCGTTCTGCTGTTCCTCTCGCCGGTTCTTTACCCGGTGGCGGCGCTTCCTGAAGTGTATCGTCCGTGGCTGCAAATGAACCCGCTCACCTACATTATCGAAGAAAGCCGCAGCGTGCTGCTGTTCGGTAACCTCCCCCATTGGGATAGCCTGGGTATCGCCATCGTCATTGGCACAGTAATGGCTACCATGGGGTTCTGGTTCTTCCAAAAAACACGTAAAGGATTCGCTGATGTCATCTGA
- a CDS encoding ABC transporter ATP-binding protein, which translates to MSSDQPAISVQNVSKCFYTYDKPHDRLKQALVPRLQRWSGRPTTTYGKEFWALRDISFDVAKGETVGIVGRNGSGKSTLLQIICGTLSPTIGEIHTRGRVAALLELGSGFNPEFTGRENVYLNAAVLGLTHDEVDARFDAIAGFADIGEFLDQPVKSYSSGMAVRLAFAVQAQVDPEILVVDEALSVGDARFQAKCFERLRQLKENGTSILLVTHSSEQVVTHCNRGILLEKSRIEMIGESRPVINRYTDLLFGRDKSPITDKSLDLAEAERVEVAPVEADKIALRFDEDVYASRPGYNPHEYRWGDGAATLLDFHMSASGQEFPNSVESGMEIVLDLALEFNRTVVNPIIGFTIKTKEGVTVYGTNTYLQDCEGTGLIGSAGNQAKARVKFKNALATGDYFISIGIASRQGEDIVPHDRRYDSIHFVVEPTPKLLGLIDLGAVMEVEPVIVDV; encoded by the coding sequence ATGTCATCTGATCAACCGGCTATCAGCGTACAAAACGTCTCGAAGTGTTTTTACACTTACGACAAACCCCACGACCGCCTGAAACAGGCCCTTGTGCCCAGACTTCAGCGCTGGTCGGGTAGACCGACCACTACGTATGGCAAGGAGTTCTGGGCGTTGCGCGATATCAGCTTTGATGTCGCCAAGGGTGAGACAGTCGGTATCGTAGGACGCAACGGCTCAGGAAAATCCACGTTGTTGCAGATCATTTGTGGCACTTTAAGCCCCACGATCGGCGAAATTCATACCCGTGGCCGGGTCGCGGCGTTGCTGGAACTGGGCTCGGGCTTCAATCCCGAATTCACCGGTCGGGAGAACGTCTACCTCAACGCGGCAGTGTTGGGCCTGACGCACGACGAAGTGGACGCCCGTTTTGACGCAATCGCCGGGTTTGCCGACATCGGCGAATTTCTGGATCAACCGGTCAAATCCTACTCGAGCGGCATGGCTGTGCGTCTGGCCTTCGCGGTTCAGGCGCAGGTCGATCCGGAAATCCTCGTTGTGGACGAAGCGCTCTCCGTGGGCGATGCCCGGTTTCAGGCCAAATGCTTCGAGCGTTTGAGGCAATTGAAGGAAAACGGCACGAGCATTCTGTTGGTCACTCACTCCAGCGAACAGGTAGTCACCCACTGTAATCGTGGCATTTTGCTGGAAAAGAGCCGGATCGAAATGATTGGCGAATCGCGTCCGGTCATTAATCGTTATACCGATCTTCTGTTCGGACGCGACAAAAGCCCTATTACTGACAAAAGCCTGGACCTTGCCGAAGCAGAGCGCGTGGAAGTTGCGCCAGTCGAGGCCGACAAGATTGCGCTACGGTTCGACGAGGATGTGTACGCCAGCCGGCCTGGCTATAACCCTCATGAATACCGCTGGGGGGATGGCGCAGCAACTCTTCTCGACTTCCATATGAGCGCATCGGGACAGGAATTCCCTAATAGTGTCGAGTCTGGTATGGAAATCGTGCTTGATCTGGCACTGGAGTTCAACCGCACCGTCGTCAACCCGATTATCGGTTTTACGATCAAGACCAAAGAGGGTGTGACCGTCTACGGCACTAACACGTACCTGCAGGATTGTGAGGGCACAGGCCTCATCGGCAGTGCTGGCAACCAGGCAAAGGCCCGAGTGAAATTCAAAAACGCACTGGCGACGGGGGATTATTTCATATCCATCGGTATCGCCTCCCGGCAAGGCGAAGACATCGTGCCCCACGACAGGCGCTATGACTCCATACATTTCGTCGTAGAACCCACTCCTAAGCTTCTGGGCCTGATAGACCTGGGTGCCGTCATGGAAGTTGAACCGGTAATTGTCGATGTTTGA
- a CDS encoding glycosyltransferase family 39 protein, whose amino-acid sequence MFEATRSNSSAGWTSTRYQWVLGVFYFFVVAVWSFGIKFHGAPDESTHFFLLEYLNAFHSLPDATQPSQPFTGAISGYTWQPGAFWYHGLPFPHVLGALISYHSLGWILPNELGYVAARCVNWIMGAIFIGALFRIGYRAGMSKRAAALGALIVALIPQVSFVFSYFNSDAYGLMSVALVLSALLGFLKRPDKLAALCLGGALGLMFMAKLYFLPALVFVAVTLVAQHYFAELNLKKCIVPLIVAAAIVSGPMLLLTYMKFGEISGVSGQIEFSAMHKGSPSAGYGTCFIGCPEHFFEMKAIRPWLSLSLVSYFSVTGWMSIYLPPTYYSIAAALFAALCIAAAVQTYRARAHVKTSVFYLNYLLPLIMIFGLFPSIVVLSMLASQNALPQPQGRYLFVTIPFLSILIALATKSYFSAAVASSTAKVRHFHVKCLVTVAVWMAWTNSLAWSANTLDPTNIGQSAIGMAVTDAVMASDAAKTSETKILSPAQLTSRLALNNGEFFLKATVEPKGTVGNLDEIRKTPNGWLVKGWSFIEEADGAPQYVIAVEAGKVVSALRIDNKRPDVAAALNNKAAARSGYDGNILSTSSSDRCDLKLYTVSSTFKIFAMPDVCASISRSSH is encoded by the coding sequence GTGTTTGAAGCAACTCGCTCCAACAGCTCTGCAGGCTGGACCAGTACCCGCTACCAATGGGTACTGGGTGTTTTCTATTTCTTTGTTGTGGCCGTCTGGTCGTTTGGCATCAAGTTTCATGGTGCGCCAGATGAATCCACGCACTTCTTTTTGCTGGAATACCTGAACGCGTTCCACTCCCTGCCGGACGCCACACAGCCGAGTCAGCCTTTTACCGGGGCGATCTCAGGCTATACGTGGCAACCCGGAGCATTCTGGTATCACGGGCTGCCCTTTCCTCATGTACTGGGTGCTCTGATCAGCTATCACAGTCTGGGCTGGATATTGCCCAATGAGCTTGGCTACGTGGCGGCTCGATGCGTCAACTGGATCATGGGCGCCATCTTCATCGGCGCCCTGTTTCGCATTGGCTACCGGGCAGGGATGTCAAAAAGAGCAGCGGCCCTTGGTGCGCTCATCGTTGCGCTGATCCCTCAGGTATCTTTTGTTTTTTCGTACTTCAACAGTGACGCCTACGGCTTGATGAGTGTCGCGCTGGTGCTGAGCGCATTACTGGGCTTTTTGAAAAGACCTGACAAGCTTGCCGCTCTCTGCCTGGGCGGCGCGTTGGGGCTGATGTTCATGGCAAAACTGTACTTCTTGCCTGCACTGGTTTTTGTCGCGGTGACCCTCGTCGCCCAGCATTACTTCGCAGAATTGAATCTGAAAAAATGTATTGTCCCCCTCATCGTCGCGGCCGCTATTGTTTCCGGTCCTATGCTGTTACTGACGTACATGAAATTTGGTGAAATATCGGGCGTCTCTGGGCAAATCGAATTTTCGGCGATGCACAAAGGCAGCCCAAGCGCCGGGTACGGCACGTGTTTCATTGGATGCCCTGAGCATTTTTTTGAAATGAAAGCCATTCGGCCCTGGCTCAGCCTTTCACTGGTCAGTTACTTTTCCGTAACCGGCTGGATGAGCATCTACCTTCCGCCCACCTATTACAGTATCGCGGCTGCACTGTTCGCTGCCTTGTGCATCGCTGCAGCTGTCCAGACGTACCGCGCGCGCGCTCATGTCAAAACATCGGTTTTTTATCTGAATTACCTGTTACCTCTGATCATGATTTTCGGTTTGTTTCCCTCGATCGTGGTACTTAGCATGCTTGCGTCACAGAACGCCTTGCCACAACCCCAGGGCCGGTATCTGTTTGTCACGATCCCCTTCTTGAGCATCCTCATCGCGCTCGCGACCAAAAGCTACTTCTCTGCGGCGGTGGCATCGTCAACCGCCAAAGTTCGTCATTTCCATGTGAAGTGCCTGGTAACGGTGGCGGTATGGATGGCCTGGACAAACAGTCTGGCGTGGAGCGCGAATACTCTGGACCCGACCAATATAGGACAATCAGCCATTGGCATGGCGGTGACAGATGCCGTCATGGCAAGCGACGCGGCCAAAACTTCGGAAACGAAGATTCTGAGCCCGGCACAGCTGACTAGCCGACTGGCGCTGAACAACGGTGAGTTCTTTCTCAAAGCGACGGTCGAGCCAAAAGGAACAGTGGGTAACCTGGATGAGATCCGGAAAACGCCCAATGGCTGGCTGGTGAAAGGCTGGAGCTTTATCGAGGAAGCAGACGGTGCACCGCAATATGTGATCGCTGTGGAAGCAGGTAAAGTTGTAAGTGCGCTAAGAATCGATAACAAACGGCCGGATGTTGCTGCAGCGCTTAACAACAAGGCGGCTGCGCGTTCAGGCTACGACGGCAATATTCTTTCGACATCGTCCTCGGATAGATGCGATCTGAAGCTGTACACTGTCAGCTCGACCTTTAAAATTTTCGCAATGCCTGATGTATGCGCATCCATCAGCCGTTCGTCTCACTGA
- the rfbC gene encoding dTDP-4-dehydrorhamnose 3,5-epimerase, translated as MNATRLAIPDVIVFEPKTFGDDRGFFFESFNQKAFEEVVGRSVKFVQDNHSRSVKGVLRGLHYQIQQPQGKLVRVTAGEVFDVAVDLRKSSPTFGKWVGLHLTAENKKQMWIPEGFAHGFVVLSESAEFLYKTTDYWAPEHERSLAWSDPTVNIEWPLSDAPSLSVKDQKAVTFEDAEVFA; from the coding sequence ATGAATGCAACACGCCTCGCCATTCCAGACGTCATCGTATTCGAGCCTAAAACCTTCGGTGACGATCGCGGGTTTTTCTTTGAAAGCTTCAACCAGAAGGCATTCGAAGAGGTCGTTGGCCGATCGGTCAAATTTGTCCAGGATAACCACTCTCGCTCTGTAAAAGGCGTTCTTCGCGGTTTGCATTATCAAATTCAGCAGCCGCAGGGCAAGCTTGTGAGAGTGACCGCAGGCGAAGTATTCGATGTTGCCGTCGATCTGCGCAAAAGCTCACCGACATTCGGCAAATGGGTGGGCCTGCACCTCACCGCCGAAAACAAAAAACAGATGTGGATTCCGGAAGGCTTTGCTCACGGTTTCGTCGTGTTGTCCGAAAGTGCCGAGTTTCTTTATAAAACCACTGACTACTGGGCTCCGGAACATGAACGCAGCCTCGCCTGGAGCGATCCAACGGTGAACATTGAGTGGCCGCTCAGCGACGCGCCTTCCCTGTCAGTTAAAGACCAGAAAGCCGTCACCTTCGAAGATGCCGAGGTGTTCGCTTAA